One window of Bos mutus isolate GX-2022 chromosome 29, NWIPB_WYAK_1.1, whole genome shotgun sequence genomic DNA carries:
- the LOC102277138 gene encoding olfactory receptor 8G1, protein MAAGNHSAVTEFILAGLTEHPGLQLPLFLLFLGIYVVTVVGNLVMITLIGLSSHLHTPMYYFLSSLSFIDLCQSTVITPKMLVSFVTEKNTISYPACMTQLFFFLVFVISESHMLAVMAYDRYVAICNPLLYNVTMSYQLCSCMVVGVYIMGLTGATAHTGCMLRVLFCKADVINHYLCDLFPLLELSCSSIYINEVVVLCFSAFNILTPLLTILSSYIFIIFNILQIHSKEGRSKAFSTCSSHISAVAIFYGSAAFMYLQPSSVSSMDHGKVSSVFYTIIVPMLNPLIYSLRNKDVKIAFNKILEKRSFL, encoded by the coding sequence ATGGCAGCAGGAAATCACTCCGCAGTGACTGAGTTCATTCTTGCTGGGCTAACAGAGCATCCAGGACTCCAgctgccccttttcctccttttcctagGAATCTATGTGGTCACAGTGGTGGGAAACCTGGTCATGATCACACTGATTGGGCTCAGTTCTCacctgcacacccccatgtactattTCCTCAGCAGCTTGTCCTTCATTGACCTCTGTCAGTCCACTGTCATTACCCCCAAAATGCTGGTGAGCTTTGTGACAGAGAAGAATACTATCTCCTACCCAGCGTGTATGACTCAACTCTTCTTCTTCCTCGTTTTTGTTATATCAGAAAGTCATATGTTGGCTGTAATGGCATATGATCGCTATGTTGCCATCTGTAACcccttgctttacaatgtcaccATGTCTTATCAGCTCTGTTCTTGCATGGTAGTTGGGGTTTATATCATGGGCTTGACTGGTGCCACAGCTCACACAGGCTGCATGCTAAGAGTGCTTTTCTGCAAGGCTGATGTGATCAACCATTACCTCTGTGATCTTTTTCCTCTACTGGAGCTCTCCTGTTCCAGTATTTACATCAATGAGGTGGTTGTTTTGTGTTTCAGTGCATTTAATATCCTCACTCCACTCCTGACCATCCTCAGCTCTTACATCTTCATCATCTTCAACATCCTCCAAATCCACTCCAAGGAGGGCAGGTCCAAAGCCTTTAGCACATGCAGCTCCCACATCTCAGCTGTTGCTATTTTCTATGGATCTGCAGCGTTCATGTACCTGCAGCCATCATCAGTCAGCTCCATGGATCACGGGAAAGTGTCCTCTGTGTTTTACACCATTATTGTGCCCATGCTGAATCCCCTGATCTACAGCCTGAGGAATAAAGATGTCAAAATTGCCTTCAATAAAATCCTTGAAAAAAGAAGTTTCTTGTGA